TGAACCAATAGAGATCTTTCCATATGTTGAACGTTCAGATCCAATTTGATGTGTGAACATTGATACATTTCCAGATGTTCCTGCAGCAGAATGAATTTCAATTACTGTATACCAGTCTTTGCTTGAATCAAACCCAGGAGTAAAGCTATAAAAACCATTATACACACCATCAGCATCTGGAGTTGAAGATGTAGCAGGTTTATACACATTTTTTAATCTATAGCGTACTGAGGCTCCAAGTTGAGCTTTTTCTGCGTAAACATACATTGGTCTTGAGTTATCACCCCAACCGGCACCTTGAAAAGTACCATCTCTGTAAATAAAAGGATTCTCAACCGGAGTCCATTTAATACGTGTAACCTGAGTTGCAACAGAAACAGCACCTTCACCATAAGGATCAACTGACTGATCACCTTCTACAGCTATAACAAGTTTATATGTAACACCTTCACCTGCATTAGGGAAAGTAACAACAACATCTGTTTCAGTTTCACCATCTGCAAAGTTTGCAGTAGCAGGAACATTAAATACACCCTCATCATTAGTAACAACTACTAACGGAATGCTGGCAGCGCCAGATGAAACTGTTCTTGATACTTTTACTGTAATCTGTGTTGGGTCTGTTGGCTCTAGTTCATGAGCTGTAACATTAGTTGTAGGGAAAAACACTCCTTGATTACCGGCTGGTTTTTCCGGGCTTAGAAGCTCAGTATCTTCAAAGTCGCTACAAGCAGCAAATGCAACCACCAGCAACAATGAAAAAGCCTTTATTATTCTATTTAATTTCATATATATCTTAAATTATAGGTAAAACATTAAATATCTGCAACTGGCGTAGGTGTTGGAGCAGAAGGATTATTATCTTCCTCGTTTAATGCAGGGTTAGCAATAATCTCTTTCTGAGGAATTCTCCATAATAATAATGGGTCTCCCGCAGGTATATTGAAAACCATAGTTGCGTTAGGAAAACCACCACCGCGACGATCTACAGGCTTATTTAGTCTCATAATATCGAACCAGTTGAGACCCTCGCCCCAAAGTTCAATTCTTCTCTGACGGAAAACTTCTTCCTGTATTTCAGCTGCATCTGTGGAAGAGAATGAATAATCAGGATCTCTGTAAGTACTTACGAAATCGACTAAAGTACTATTTCCTCCACCATTCATAGCTTCTGCTTCAGCTTTAATAAGATACATTTCTTCAACTCGCATTAATGGAATATCATTTGCATTAGTTGAATTCTTCATCACATTCTGATAAGGAGCAAACTTAACTTGTGTATAAGGATCATAACCATAAGAGTCAATTGTTTCCTGTTGTTCTTTTGTCAGGTTTGCAGATACTCCATCAGCATCTGTCCACCATCCTTTACGAACATCAGTGTCTGAGATTGAATTATACAATGCCTTATTAATCTGTTTTCCTCCTGAAAAGTTAGCGTAACCATAGTTGAACGAACCCATATGAGAAATCCAGTTTACAATACCTGATGTTACAACACGGTCAGTTTCTGAAATAATTATTCCCCACATCCAGTTTTTCTCATTGACATCCATGAAAGCTGGTTTATTAGCTTCAGTTAAACCTGTAGGTACAGCTGAAGTTTCAGCAATTGCTTTAGTAGCATCTGCTGCAGCATCAGACCACTTCTGCATTGTCAAATTCACTCTTGCTCTAAGTCCATAAGCTACTGCAAGATCAAAATAACGTTTGTCGGCACGTGTAACTCCACCCTCTTGAGCAGACTCCAAAAGTCCGATTGCACTTGATATATCATTTAATATTAAAGTGTATACTTCTTCAACAGTTGCACGAGGCGCTCCTTCAAGAGCAGCAACATCTGAGTTTTCATCAGTAATAATAGGAACAGCCG
This portion of the Lascolabacillus massiliensis genome encodes:
- a CDS encoding RagB/SusD family nutrient uptake outer membrane protein, with amino-acid sequence MKIKYLIITIASLAFLFTGCNDLDTLPLGNDVTSKQKEETYMLNPERAEAGVNAIFAQFNQYMPNETALGASRHNDFGYPSVMLFTDANGIDVVSDDNGYNWTGNSLDFTDRVYTSNEAQIMWNNLYALIYTANNVIGPIDADTDDPQSQYYLAQGLAARAFSYFNLVQLYQFNYVGNQSKPAVPIITDENSDVAALEGAPRATVEEVYTLILNDISSAIGLLESAQEGGVTRADKRYFDLAVAYGLRARVNLTMQKWSDAAADATKAIAETSAVPTGLTEANKPAFMDVNEKNWMWGIIISETDRVVTSGIVNWISHMGSFNYGYANFSGGKQINKALYNSISDTDVRKGWWTDADGVSANLTKEQQETIDSYGYDPYTQVKFAPYQNVMKNSTNANDIPLMRVEEMYLIKAEAEAMNGGGNSTLVDFVSTYRDPDYSFSSTDAAEIQEEVFRQRRIELWGEGLNWFDIMRLNKPVDRRGGGFPNATMVFNIPAGDPLLLWRIPQKEIIANPALNEEDNNPSAPTPTPVADI